A window of Streptomyces sp. NBC_01224 genomic DNA:
CCCCAGGGGCGGAGGAAGAGAACAATGCAGGTCGGAGCCGGCTCTTGAGGATTCTGCACACGTCGGACTGGCACCTGGGGCGGTCGTTCCACCGGGTCTCCCTGCTCGAAGCCCAGGCCGCGTACCTGGACCACTTGGTCGCGACGGTGCGCGAGCACGAGGTCGACGTGGTCCTCGTCGCGGGTGATGTGTACGACAGGGCCGTCCCGCCGCTGTCCGCGGTCGAGCTCTTCGACGATGCATTGCACCGGCTCGCCGCCGCCGGTGTGCCCACCGTGATGATCTCCGGGAACCATGACTCCGCACGCAGGCTGGGCGTCGGCGCAGGCCTGATCGGGCGGGCCGGAATCCATCTGCGTACCGACCCCGCCCGCTGCGCCACCCCCGTCGTCCTGCGCGACGCGTACGGCGACGTGGCGTTCTACGGACTGCCCTACCTGGAACCGGCCCTGGTGAAGGATGTCTTCAAGGCGGAGCGCGCCGGGCACGAGGCGGTGCTGACCGCAGCCATGGACCGGGTACGCGCCGACCTCGCGAGCCGCCCGGGCACCACCCGGTCCGTGGTGCTCGCCCACGCCTTCGTCGCGGGCGGCGAGCCCAGCGACAGCGAGCGCGACATCACCGTCGGCGGGGTGGCCGCCGTACCCGCCGGAGTCTTCGACGGCGTCGACTACGTGGCGCTCGGGCATCTGCACGGCTGCCAGACCGTCACCGATCGGGTCCGTTACTCGGGCTCGCCGCTCGCGTACTCCTTCTCCGAGGCCGCCCACCGCAAGACGATGTGGCTGATCGATCTCGACGCCTCGGGAACGATCGCCGCCGAGCGCATCGACTGCCCGGTGCCCCGTCCGCTCGCCAGACTCCGCGGCCGCCTCGACACCCTCATCGATGACCCCGCGCTGGAGCAGCACCAGCAATCCTGGGTGGAGGCCACGCTCACCGACCCGGTGCGCCCGGTCGAGCCCATGGCCCGCCTCGTCGAGCGGTTCCCGCACACACTCAGTCTCGTATTCGAACCCGACCGGGCCCCCGACGACCCGCTCGCCTCGTACGCACAGC
This region includes:
- a CDS encoding exonuclease SbcCD subunit D, translating into MRILHTSDWHLGRSFHRVSLLEAQAAYLDHLVATVREHEVDVVLVAGDVYDRAVPPLSAVELFDDALHRLAAAGVPTVMISGNHDSARRLGVGAGLIGRAGIHLRTDPARCATPVVLRDAYGDVAFYGLPYLEPALVKDVFKAERAGHEAVLTAAMDRVRADLASRPGTTRSVVLAHAFVAGGEPSDSERDITVGGVAAVPAGVFDGVDYVALGHLHGCQTVTDRVRYSGSPLAYSFSEAAHRKTMWLIDLDASGTIAAERIDCPVPRPLARLRGRLDTLIDDPALEQHQQSWVEATLTDPVRPVEPMARLVERFPHTLSLVFEPDRAPDDPLASYAQRLKGRDDQQIAEDFVAHVRGGSAADERERTVLRGAFDHVRVDDSVREVNR